ATGAAAAGGGTCGCGAAATCGCGGCACGATCCGGTTCCTTTTGACAGCGTTTCAGCGGGCCGTTGGACCCCGATTTCCTCTCGGCGGCCGTATTGCAACCGAGCCGGAATGGCTTCATTCATTTGATTCAATAGATCCAGCGTCGGCAGCGACTGCCCCGGCTGCCAGAATTGCTCGATCCAATCCTTCAGCGATTCGGCGCCTCGCGTGAAAACCGGCAGCATGTACGGCAGCAAGTCTTCCCGCTCGCCAACGTCATATTGGAAGGGAAACTGTTGGACTCGGGGATCCAAGCGAACGTCGGTCGGTGTGTCCTCGTAATGATCGATCACGACTTCGCTGTCAAATTCAAGCAGATCCGCCTCTTGTTGAAACGTCACCACCGCCACCGAGTTTCCATGGGCGTCGCGATGCCAATGAATCGAATGTTCCGGCTGGATCCCTAACCGCGACGAGACAATTCGAATGTCGTGGCCCTCGCGTGGTCGCAGCATCACCTTGTGTGCGTGTAACTTGACCGGATGGGGATATCGGTAACGTGTTTTGTGTATTATTTTTAGTCGGCGCATGTGTCAAGTTTATCGGACACAGGGTGCTAGAAACTACCCCTCGCGGCAAAACGAAGACTCGATGGACTCAGAAGATGACGTGATGCAGGCATTGGCCGCACACGATGAAGCGGTGGCTCGCTGTGGGCGAACGATTTGGGTGGGTGCAGAACCGACCTACACCGACCGCAATGCAGAAACACCGCAGTGGTTGTTTAATGCACTGGGCGATGACAA
This genomic stretch from Novipirellula caenicola harbors:
- a CDS encoding transglutaminase family protein, encoding MRRLKIIHKTRYRYPHPVKLHAHKVMLRPREGHDIRIVSSRLGIQPEHSIHWHRDAHGNSVAVVTFQQEADLLEFDSEVVIDHYEDTPTDVRLDPRVQQFPFQYDVGEREDLLPYMLPVFTRGAESLKDWIEQFWQPGQSLPTLDLLNQMNEAIPARLQYGRREEIGVQRPAETLSKGTGSCRDFATLFMEACRHLGLAARFVSGYRHDPNLAPGEGATHAWCEVYLTGTGWRGFDSTAGLRVGGDHIAVAVARHPEWIPPVSGSYHGQAKSVMEVEVEVSQLQS